The following DNA comes from Streptomyces sp. NBC_00273.
CTCCGCGATCGGCGCCCCGTCCCCCGCCAGCTCCAGCACTTCGGCCTCCCGGGCGGTCAGCGGGGAGTCCCCGGCGCTGATCGCATCGGCCGCCAACTCCGGGTCGACATAACGGCCTCCGGCGTGCACGGTCCGGATCAGCTCGGCCAGCCGCTGCGCCGAGACCGTCTTCGGGGCGAAGGCCCGCACCCCCGCCGCCAGGGCCCGCTTCAGGTGTCCGGGACGTCCGTGACTGGTCACGATCATCGTCCTGCAGTCGGGGAGTTCGGCCCGCAGGGATGTGGCGACACTCACACCGTCCGCCCCCGGCATCTGCAGGTCCAGTACCGCCACGTCCGGGCGGTGCGCCCGCGCCATCGCCAGCGCCTCGGGACCCGAGGCCGCCTCCGCGACGACCAGCAGGTCGTCCTCCAGCGCGAGCAGCGCTGCC
Coding sequences within:
- a CDS encoding response regulator transcription factor; protein product: MSPVRVLLADDEHLIRGALAALLALEDDLLVVAEAASGPEALAMARAHRPDVAVLDLQMPGADGVSVATSLRAELPDCRTMIVTSHGRPGHLKRALAAGVRAFAPKTVSAQRLAELIRTVHAGGRYVDPELAADAISAGDSPLTAREAEVLELAGDGAPIAEIAERASLSQGTVRNYLSSAATKLGAENRHTAVRLARERGWV